From the genome of Actinacidiphila yeochonensis CN732, one region includes:
- a CDS encoding ATP-binding protein, protein MIASTHARRISFIGTKRDHVPPAREAVVRVARSWGIDPTSLGDIALVADELLANAVIHAPGRLLAGIYLSPDGDRVVIEVYDPSRRMPTGAANFGNDELTTGRGMLLIEGLSETWGAEPTTHGKKVWAELAVPAVAVPEHPRSARRAALIASLVRTDRPRPRPHAPTWPRAHAYRWFSQHRSPRAYRLRPCWSRRTGRAVTGAGRSFPRERPAPPRPTRAEQPCSTRTLLYGRMDG, encoded by the coding sequence GTGATCGCCTCCACTCACGCTCGGCGTATCTCGTTCATCGGCACCAAGCGCGACCACGTCCCGCCGGCCCGGGAAGCCGTCGTCCGAGTCGCGCGCTCGTGGGGGATCGACCCGACTTCGCTGGGCGACATCGCGCTGGTCGCCGACGAGTTGCTCGCCAACGCGGTCATCCACGCGCCAGGAAGACTGCTGGCCGGCATCTACCTCTCTCCGGACGGCGACCGGGTGGTGATCGAGGTCTACGACCCGTCGCGCCGGATGCCCACCGGCGCCGCGAACTTCGGCAACGACGAACTGACCACCGGTCGAGGCATGCTGCTGATCGAGGGCCTGTCGGAGACCTGGGGCGCGGAACCGACGACCCATGGCAAGAAGGTTTGGGCCGAACTGGCGGTGCCCGCTGTCGCGGTACCCGAGCACCCTCGCTCGGCCCGCCGGGCGGCACTCATCGCGAGCCTCGTCCGCACCGACCGTCCCAGGCCCCGTCCCCACGCGCCCACCTGGCCACGCGCCCACGCGTACAGATGGTTCTCGCAGCACCGCTCGCCGCGCGCCTACCGACTCCGCCCGTGCTGGTCCAGGCGCACCGGCCGGGCGGTGACGGGGGCCGGTCGCTCTTTCCCCCGGGAGCGGCCAGCCCCACCCCGTCCGACTCGCGCGGAGCAGCCGTGCTCCACCCGAACTCTGCTCTACGGAAGGATGGATGGATGA
- a CDS encoding phosphotransferase, which produces MSDWEFVKDRTATQGAVWRSADGLLYKRTGGEDLRVETEFQQLAAGLGYPVPEIVDSGSENESYFVIERAIGDSSLHEEALADAGRDGQVSYQVISTAAAVASKLLQAQARHPLPVTPWFEEAAFAAEVFEENPDFDTPRVHEAVKHALDRLARLPMVHGHLDYGLPNVLQAGVIDWQHHGPIPLGYDVYPALDIVAFKGGGKGYSITAEQRAAYTAALDETTASLIGQRVSEHLGDFLLVKCFFFLALMRPTDPTRHDKHIKWQYRRTLFTMGLDQYESSDTIDTGTFPTLERFTAEHR; this is translated from the coding sequence ATGAGTGACTGGGAGTTCGTGAAGGACAGAACGGCCACGCAGGGCGCGGTGTGGAGGTCCGCCGACGGCCTGCTCTACAAGCGGACCGGCGGTGAGGATCTGCGGGTTGAGACCGAGTTCCAGCAGCTGGCCGCCGGTCTTGGTTACCCGGTGCCGGAGATCGTCGACAGCGGCTCGGAGAACGAGAGCTACTTCGTCATCGAGCGCGCCATCGGCGACAGCTCGCTGCACGAGGAGGCGCTGGCCGACGCCGGGCGGGACGGTCAGGTCAGCTACCAGGTGATCAGCACGGCGGCTGCCGTCGCATCGAAGCTCCTGCAGGCCCAGGCGAGGCACCCCCTCCCGGTCACGCCGTGGTTCGAGGAGGCGGCCTTCGCGGCTGAGGTCTTCGAGGAGAACCCGGACTTCGACACCCCGCGCGTCCACGAGGCGGTCAAGCACGCCCTCGACCGGCTGGCTCGGCTCCCGATGGTGCACGGGCACCTGGACTACGGCTTGCCCAACGTCCTTCAGGCCGGGGTCATCGACTGGCAGCACCACGGACCGATCCCGCTCGGCTACGACGTCTACCCCGCTCTCGACATCGTGGCCTTCAAGGGCGGCGGCAAGGGCTACAGCATCACCGCGGAACAGCGCGCCGCCTACACCGCAGCCCTCGACGAGACCACCGCATCCCTGATCGGGCAGCGGGTGAGCGAGCACCTGGGCGACTTCCTGCTCGTCAAGTGCTTCTTCTTCCTCGCCCTCATGCGGCCCACCGACCCCACGCGGCACGACAAGCACATCAAGTGGCAGTACCGGCGCACCCTCTTCACGATGGGACTTGATCAGTATGAGTCTTCCGACACGATCGACACCGGCACCTTCCCCACTCTGGAACGGTTCACTGCTGAACACCGGTAG